A stretch of the Oceanicola sp. D3 genome encodes the following:
- a CDS encoding outer membrane lipoprotein carrier protein LolA: protein MKLLRTLFSLIGAPALLMALALPAAAQKASLSELSKYLNNFTTATGEFTQINGDGTISTGQIYIHRPGRIRFEYNKPDESLVMAGGGQVAIFDSKSNTGPEQYPLRRTPLSIILARKVDFGRSGMITGHKSDGKTTTIRAQDPEHPEYGHIELVFTSSPVELRQWIITDDAGNQTTVVLGALKKGGNLRSSLFNIPAETQRRGN, encoded by the coding sequence ATGAAACTCCTGCGCACCCTGTTTTCTCTGATCGGGGCCCCTGCCCTGCTGATGGCCCTCGCTCTTCCGGCTGCTGCCCAGAAGGCCTCGCTTTCGGAATTGTCGAAGTATCTCAACAACTTCACCACCGCGACGGGGGAGTTTACCCAGATCAACGGCGATGGCACCATCTCCACCGGCCAGATCTACATCCACCGCCCCGGGCGCATTCGCTTTGAGTATAACAAGCCCGATGAAAGCCTCGTCATGGCGGGCGGCGGACAGGTGGCGATCTTCGACTCCAAGTCCAATACCGGCCCCGAGCAATACCCTCTGCGCCGCACGCCGCTCTCTATCATATTGGCCCGCAAGGTAGATTTTGGCCGCTCCGGCATGATCACCGGCCATAAGTCAGACGGCAAAACCACCACCATCCGCGCTCAGGATCCCGAGCACCCGGAGTATGGCCATATCGAGCTGGTTTTCACCTCTTCGCCCGTCGAGTTGCGCCAGTGGATCATCACAGATGATGCTGGCAATCAGACCACGGTGGTGCTTGGCGCGCTGAAGAAGGGCGGAAACCTGCGCTCTTCGCTCTTCAACATCCCGGCAGAGACCCAGCGCCGCGGCAACTGA
- a CDS encoding transglycosylase SLT domain-containing protein: MFRKIGCVLVMALLAGCGGGRELESPRNLENACALVDERPKYLRAMKRTERRWNVPVHVQMATIYQESKFDGDARTPFKWSLGVIPMGRQSSAFGYSQALDATWQEYKDQTGNRRAKRDDIQDATDFMGWYMNQTRERNGIALTDARNQYLAYHEGHTGYRKASYNAKPWLVRVAGEVGARSEVYRAQLAACGKA, translated from the coding sequence ATGTTCAGGAAAATCGGCTGTGTGCTGGTAATGGCCCTACTTGCGGGCTGCGGTGGTGGGCGTGAGCTGGAAAGCCCGCGCAACCTGGAAAATGCATGTGCCCTGGTAGATGAGCGGCCCAAGTACTTGCGGGCGATGAAGCGCACCGAGCGGCGCTGGAACGTGCCGGTGCACGTGCAGATGGCGACGATCTATCAGGAAAGCAAGTTTGACGGCGATGCGCGGACGCCCTTCAAATGGTCGCTCGGGGTGATCCCGATGGGGCGGCAAAGCTCGGCTTTCGGCTACTCTCAGGCGCTTGATGCGACTTGGCAGGAGTATAAGGACCAAACCGGAAACCGCCGCGCCAAGCGCGATGACATTCAGGACGCGACCGACTTCATGGGCTGGTACATGAACCAGACCCGCGAGCGGAACGGCATCGCGCTGACCGATGCGCGCAACCAGTATCTGGCCTATCACGAAGGGCACACCGGCTATCGCAAAGCGAGCTACAATGCCAAGCCGTGGCTTGTGCGGGTTGCCGGAGAAGTGGGTGCGCGTTCAGAGGTTTACCGCGCCCAACTGGCGGCCTGCGGTAAGGCCTGA
- a CDS encoding AEC family transporter — protein MNLVLTVAQIVAPVFILAAIGFVWVKLGQDYPMRFITRLVMTLAIPCLIFGALMKTEIDPQALTAVSLAAIAAYLTVIAVFYLVAFILKLDRRTYLAPLIFGNTGNLGLPLALFAFGEEGLGFAVVIFAIMAMLSFTFGIWLVSGGGNPLKSLKEPVVVGTAAGALFLWQGWQTPVWITNTIDLIAQVAIPLMLITLGVAVARLKPGDLGRSFWLSLLKATLCAGIAVGAGWAFGLTGTAFAVLVLQLITPIAVTNYLLAERFGADSTAVAGLVVASTLLSVAALPLALALLI, from the coding sequence GTGAACCTCGTTCTGACAGTGGCGCAAATCGTCGCGCCCGTGTTCATTCTGGCGGCCATCGGGTTTGTCTGGGTCAAGCTCGGGCAAGACTATCCGATGCGCTTCATCACCCGGCTGGTGATGACCCTTGCGATTCCCTGCCTGATCTTCGGCGCGCTGATGAAAACCGAGATCGACCCGCAGGCGCTTACGGCGGTTTCTCTTGCGGCCATTGCGGCTTACCTCACTGTTATTGCAGTGTTTTACCTTGTCGCCTTCATCCTCAAGCTGGATCGGCGGACCTATCTTGCGCCGCTGATCTTCGGCAACACCGGCAACCTCGGCCTGCCGCTGGCGCTCTTTGCCTTTGGTGAAGAGGGGCTTGGCTTTGCCGTGGTGATCTTTGCGATCATGGCGATGCTCAGCTTCACCTTCGGCATCTGGCTCGTCTCGGGTGGCGGCAATCCACTGAAATCGCTCAAAGAACCCGTTGTTGTTGGCACCGCGGCGGGCGCGCTCTTTTTGTGGCAGGGCTGGCAAACCCCGGTTTGGATCACCAACACCATCGACCTTATCGCGCAGGTCGCCATCCCGCTGATGCTCATCACCCTCGGCGTGGCCGTGGCGCGGCTGAAGCCCGGCGACCTTGGCCGCTCGTTCTGGCTTTCGCTGCTGAAGGCGACGCTTTGTGCGGGTATCGCTGTGGGCGCAGGCTGGGCCTTTGGCCTCACCGGCACCGCGTTTGCCGTGCTGGTGTTGCAACTCATAACACCGATTGCGGTTACGAATTACTTACTGGCCGAACGCTTCGGGGCCGACAGCACCGCCGTGGCGGGCCTCGTCGTGGCCTCCACCCTGCTATCGGTCGCCGCCCTGCCGCTCGCCTTGGCCCTTCTGATCTGA
- the hspQ gene encoding heat shock protein HspQ, translated as MMKTRAKYHLGQVVKHRKHPFRGVVFDVDAMFSNTEEWYDAIPEESRPPKDQPFYHLLAENDQSYYVAYVSEQNLIADYSGEPVDHPDLPDLFGPFEDGVYPLHFQLN; from the coding sequence ATGATGAAAACCCGGGCGAAATATCACCTCGGTCAAGTAGTAAAGCATCGCAAACACCCGTTTCGCGGGGTGGTTTTTGACGTCGACGCGATGTTTTCGAACACGGAGGAATGGTATGACGCCATTCCTGAAGAAAGCCGTCCGCCCAAGGACCAGCCGTTTTATCACCTGCTCGCGGAGAATGACCAAAGCTACTACGTGGCCTATGTCAGCGAGCAGAACCTGATTGCCGATTACTCCGGTGAGCCGGTAGACCACCCCGACCTGCCCGATCTGTTCGGGCCGTTCGAAGATGGTGTCTACCCGCTGCACTTCCAACTCAACTAA